In the Bacillota bacterium genome, one interval contains:
- a CDS encoding MFS transporter — MTTVGNFISKGVRVTAAGALVNFSLGIFYAWSVFANGLIKEFGWTKTEAMLPYTLELLVFSIAMIFGGRFQDRYGPRRGIIYSGIFTGLSLILCSLVASPLGVTLFFGVIFGSAAAFGYSAVTPAAIKWFPPEKRGSVTGFVLMSLGAAALIWAPVINFLINRLGVLNTFFLAGILVLLIITLSARAIELPPVSEPPDRDEIFTAVIQETGWRETVRNPSFPILWVIIGLTSAVGTMFIAHMVQIAELSFNVPWGYMLVSLFALTNASGRMIGGALCDRIGYKGNINAAFILMGMAMILFFSGIHWSLLVIAAAFLGFSYGSLYASFPNIVATLYGLKNFGRDYGLAFTAVGVIGSLGPLSAAILVEVTSSYRTVFIVGFLAVLAGLYLISRLARKTSVELT; from the coding sequence GTGACAACTGTTGGGAATTTTATTAGTAAAGGGGTCAGGGTCACTGCAGCCGGCGCCCTGGTTAACTTTTCACTTGGCATTTTTTATGCTTGGTCTGTATTTGCAAATGGTCTGATCAAGGAGTTTGGTTGGACAAAGACTGAAGCAATGCTTCCATACACTCTTGAACTGCTTGTTTTTTCCATAGCGATGATCTTTGGGGGACGATTTCAGGATCGATATGGTCCCAGGAGGGGAATTATATACAGCGGAATATTTACCGGTCTTTCTTTAATACTCTGTTCCCTGGTGGCAAGCCCCCTTGGAGTGACTTTATTTTTTGGCGTTATTTTCGGATCAGCAGCAGCTTTTGGCTATTCGGCAGTTACACCGGCAGCAATAAAATGGTTTCCTCCTGAAAAGCGTGGTTCGGTAACCGGATTTGTTCTTATGAGCCTGGGGGCTGCGGCCTTAATTTGGGCTCCTGTAATAAACTTCCTCATTAACCGGTTAGGTGTTCTCAATACATTTTTCCTCGCCGGTATATTAGTCCTGTTGATTATAACCCTTTCAGCAAGGGCGATCGAATTGCCGCCTGTGAGTGAGCCTCCGGATAGAGATGAAATATTTACAGCCGTAATTCAAGAAACCGGTTGGCGTGAAACTGTCCGAAATCCTTCTTTCCCGATTCTTTGGGTGATTATAGGATTAACAAGTGCAGTTGGAACAATGTTTATTGCCCATATGGTGCAAATTGCCGAACTGAGCTTTAATGTGCCCTGGGGTTATATGTTAGTATCTTTATTTGCCCTGACCAATGCTTCCGGCAGAATGATTGGCGGAGCTCTCTGCGACAGGATCGGGTATAAAGGCAATATTAATGCAGCATTCATATTGATGGGGATGGCGATGATCCTCTTTTTCAGTGGGATTCACTGGTCATTGCTGGTAATTGCCGCCGCTTTTCTCGGGTTTAGCTACGGCAGCCTTTATGCTTCATTTCCTAACATAGTCGCAACCCTGTATGGGTTGAAAAATTTTGGCCGTGATTACGGATTGGCCTTTACGGCGGTCGGTGTAATTGGAAGTTTGGGTCCACTATCTGCGGCGATTTTGGTGGAGGTAACCTCCAGTTACAGGACAGTATTTATTGTCGGATTTTTAGCGGTTTTAGCCGGCCTTTATCTTATTTCCCGGCTTGCCCGTAAAACATCCGTCGAACTGACATAA
- a CDS encoding cytochrome c biogenesis protein CcdA: MALKQHYQDEVRIIVADLDNPNTEALLEEFPVLYIPAFFFIDTNGEIVTSEAGTLDFEDMVARIEPLIVKVSDEGEVGGDMPDNSELSGLEYFFSVVIPDIVEERSFLAVILIFAGGVVTSISPCILSMVPLLVSYISGYGEGTRSRGFSLSLFFVVGMAITFAILGFIAASLGSVFGQIGEVWYYILAAVAIIMGLQLLGVLTLDLPGFKKIPLKKAGLGGSLIMGLLFGLVASPCATPVLAVIITYAAMQGEPLYGSGLLFIYGLGHGIPLLLAGTFTGLARNLPKINRYTQYLSYASGVILIVLGLVLLIWVNR; encoded by the coding sequence ATGGCTCTGAAGCAGCACTACCAGGATGAAGTAAGAATAATTGTTGCTGATCTGGATAACCCGAATACCGAAGCACTGCTTGAAGAATTTCCGGTGCTTTATATCCCTGCCTTCTTCTTTATCGATACCAATGGGGAGATTGTCACTTCAGAAGCGGGTACTCTTGATTTTGAAGATATGGTAGCCCGTATAGAACCGCTTATTGTAAAAGTTTCCGATGAAGGTGAAGTTGGTGGAGATATGCCTGATAACAGTGAGCTGTCAGGCCTGGAATATTTTTTTTCTGTAGTAATTCCCGACATTGTTGAAGAGCGTTCCTTTCTTGCTGTTATTTTGATTTTTGCGGGAGGGGTGGTTACAAGCATCAGTCCCTGTATACTTTCGATGGTCCCACTGCTGGTAAGTTATATCAGCGGCTACGGTGAAGGAACCCGTTCAAGGGGTTTTTCACTTTCTCTTTTCTTCGTTGTCGGAATGGCTATAACTTTTGCTATTTTAGGCTTCATTGCTGCCAGTCTGGGAAGCGTTTTCGGTCAGATTGGTGAAGTCTGGTATTACATATTAGCTGCAGTAGCAATCATCATGGGCCTCCAGCTATTAGGGGTATTAACTCTTGATTTACCCGGTTTTAAAAAAATACCCCTGAAAAAAGCCGGCCTGGGTGGATCGCTAATTATGGGCTTGCTTTTTGGCCTGGTAGCATCACCCTGTGCCACACCTGTACTGGCTGTGATTATTACTTATGCTGCTATGCAGGGAGAGCCTCTATACGGAAGTGGGTTGCTGTTTATCTACGGACTTGGGCACGGTATTCCTCTATTGCTTGCAGGTACTTTTACGGGTTTAGCCAGAAATTTACCGAAAATAAATCGATACACCCAATATCTCAGCTATGCCAGCGGTGTTATTTTGATAGTTCTCGGTCTGGTTTTGCTGATATGGGTCAACAGGTAA